In Vicia villosa cultivar HV-30 ecotype Madison, WI unplaced genomic scaffold, Vvil1.0 ctg.000940F_1_1, whole genome shotgun sequence, one DNA window encodes the following:
- the LOC131632424 gene encoding uncharacterized protein LOC131632424, giving the protein MANNNNIPNSDPFLLEHLIEDSTRKVTNRRRQEEPQHALAGQRRLRHETSQPRRQRIQNIQQLQGLQQVQNVEQNPPEGHVQNGEDEQARTHNGPEHPQNENETDARDGHAASSFTHTSDRQRARHEEEEEPLNIPEDTDPITVRLLKELQKTNSLLRLQDDRIHELERKRRHRSPPRRHYRSRSYSSSRSPPRRHRRRSPSSSRSPPRRHRRRRSYSRSPPRKSRKNQRPEATEARSLSPEQGHRGPSKAVLKPRECPSPRDNRVSPNKDQGRPRRGRHSTSPRPSDEEDFCSPLSENIRRARLPRGMEKPPADFKKAIKIEKVHSMNTLLRKAQAFIAFEEGEAAAIKASRGSDAARSSNYEHPGSKRGHEKRKDDRSLDIKERRGPSGRFNDYTPLNTSRERILAECQNTDFKKSNIRLPKSNPARPGTDKSKYCKYHKSHGHLTEECIHLKDAIETLIKEGRLSRYTKKGEPSRRDDHRNSDEGNSPDNRPLQVALSVTRPEDFMPSVRILTALSKWENFPFTMVVSNSGDPGSLTISSVKRKFDELLSANADLGPTLRKFRGKSEPITFYLEELPGGAPNATIPLLVRARMANFDVRRDEWPPSTPISKLPGESSTPPSRD; this is encoded by the exons atggctaacaacaacaacatcccaaactCCGATCCCTTCCTCCTGGAACATCTGATCGAAGATTCCACCCGCAAGGTGACGAATCGTCGTCGGCAAGAAGAACCACAACATGCTCTTGCCGGACAGAGAAGGTTGAGACATGAGACCTCGCAACCTAGGAGGCAGCGGATCCAGAACATCCAGCAGCTGCagggcctccaacaggttcaAAATGTCGAACAAAACCCTCCCGAGGGAcacgttcagaacggggaagacgaGCAGGCCCGAACCCACAATGGGCCTGAACATCCCCAAAATGAGAATGAGACTGACGCCAGAGACGGGCAcgctgcttcctcattcacccacacctccgacagGCAGAGAGCCCGTcatgaagaagaggaggaaccgCTCAACATCCCCGAGGATACTGACCCCATCACTGTCCGCCTGCTCAAAGAACTGCAAAAGACGAACAGCCTCCTCCGACTTCAGGACGACCGTATCCAcgagctggaaaggaagcgacggCACCGCTCCCCTCCGCGGAGACATTACCGGTcgcgctcctattcctcctcgcgctcacctcCGAGGAGACACCGTCGGCGTTCCCCATCTTCTTCACGCTCTCCACCTagaagacatcgccgccggagatcatattcccgctctccaccaaGAAAGAGCAGGAAGAATCAGAGACCAGAGGCCACTGAAGCAAGAAGCCTCTCCCCCGAGCAGGGTCATCGGGGCCCTTCCAAGGCTGTGCTGAAACCCCGCGAGTGTCCTTCTCCTCGGGACAATCGCGTCAGCCCCAACAAAGACCAGGGAAGACCCCGGCGAGGCAGACATTCAACTTCACCAAGACCGAGCGACGAAGAGGACTTCTGCAGCCCTTTGTCCGAGAACATCCGAAGAGCCCGCCTCCCTCGAGGGATGGAAAAACCCCCGGC tgactttaAGAAGGCCATCAAGATTGAGAAGGTCCACTCCATGAACACCCTCCTTCGCAAAGCTCAAGCTTTCATCGCGTTCGAGGAAGGAGAGGCTGCTGCCATCAAAGCCTCGCGAGGCAGTGACGCCGCTCGCAGTTCAAACTATGAGCACCCAGGCTCGAAGCGAGGGCATGAAAAAAGGAAAGACGACAGATCTCTCGACATCAAAGAGCGCCGAGGACCATCTGGTCGCTTCAACGACTACACCCCTCTGAACACCTCCCGGGAGAGGATCCTGGCCGAATGCCAAAACACCGACTTCAAGAAATCAAACATCAGGCTCCCAAAGTCGAACCCCGCAAGGCCAGGAACCGACAAATCAAAGTACTGCAAATACCATAAAAGTCACGGCCATCTGACCGAGGAATGCAtccatctcaaagatgccatcgaAACACTGATCAAGGAGGGTCGCCTTTCGAGATACACAAagaaaggggaaccttcccgAAGGGACGACCACAGAAACTCTGACGAAGGGAATTCGCCGGATAACAGGCCCCTACAAGTAGCACTGTCCGTCACTCGCCCAGAGGATTTCATGCCATCAGTCAGGATCCTTACCGCACTCAGCAAATGGGAAAATTTCCCATTCACCATGGTCGTCTCCAACAGCGGGGATCCAGGCTCCCTCACCAtcagttcagtcaagagaaagttcgatgagtTGCTCAGCGCTAACGCGGACCTCGGCCCTACGCTGCGGAAGTTCCGGGGAAAGTCAGAACCAATCACTTTCTACCtggaagaactgcccggcggagctccaaacgccacaatTCCCCTGCTCGTCCGAGCTAGAATGGCGAATTTCGACGTCCGACGG gacgagtggccaccatcaacgccgatatcGAAGCTGCCAGGAGAATCTTCGACGCCTCCGTCAAGGGACTAG
- the LOC131632421 gene encoding DNA damage-repair/toleration protein DRT100-like, whose amino-acid sequence MASSIIITVTVFITTVIIAVNGCSPSDRTALLAFKAALTEPNHGIFNSWSGENCCVNWYGVSCDSTSGRVTDINLRGESEDPILSGRPGYMTGKISPEICKIDRLTTLVVADWKAITGEIPQCVTSLSNLRILDVIGNKLTGKIPSNIGNLQRLTVLNLADNSISGEIPPSIVDLASLKHLELSNNALTGTIPANFGKLGMLSRALLNRNQLTGSIPVSISKIYRLADLDLSMNRLTGSVPAELGKMPVLSTLNLDSNSLSGQIPSSLLSNSGLGIVNLSHNGFSGSIPDVFCPKSYFMVLDMSFNNLNGRVPGSLTASKYIGHLDLSHNHLCGPIPLGLGSTFDHLEASSFNNNDCLCGNPLKTC is encoded by the coding sequence ATGGCTTCTTCAATCATAATCACCGTAACCGTTTTCATCACCACCGTCATAATCGCCGTGAACGGTTGTTCTCCGTCAGACAGAACAGCACTCTTAGCCTTCAAAGCCGCACTTACCGAGCCCAACCACGGCATCTTCAACTCATGGTCCGGCGAAAACTGTTGCGTCAACTGGTACGGCGTCAGCTGCGACTCCACCAGCGGCCGTGTCACTGATATCAACCTCCGCGGTGAGTCAGAGGATCCAATCTTATCCGGACGTCCAGGCTACATGACCGGAAAAATCTCACCGGAGATCTGCAAGATCGACCGCCTCACCACTCTCGTCGTCGCCGACTGGAAAGCGATCACCGGAGAGATTCCTCAATGTGTAACCTCCCTCTCTAACCTCCGAATCCTCGACGTAATCGGAAACAAACTTACCGGAAAAATTCCTTCCAACATCGGAAACTTACAACGCCTCACCGTTCTTAACCTTGCCGATAACTCAATCTCCGGCGAGATTCCACCGTCAATCGTCGATCTCGCTTCTCTCAAGCACCTCGAATTAAGCAACAACGCTCTCACCGGAACAATTCCCGCAAACTTTGGAAAACTCGGAATGCTAAGCCGCGCGTTGCTGAACCGGAACCAACTCACCGGTTCAATTCCGGTTTCGATTTCAAAAATATACCGGCTCGCTGATTTGGATTTGTCTATGAACCGGTTAACCGGTTCGGTTCCTGCCGAACTCGGCAAAATGCCGGTTCTATCAACTCTAAATTTGGATAGTAACTCACTCTCGGGTCAAATACCTTCGAGTTTGTTAAGTAACTCAGGTTTGGGTATAGTGAATTTAAGTCATAACGGGTTTTCGGGTAGTATACCCGATGTTTTTTGCCCGAAGTCTTATTTCATGGTTTTGGATATGTCGTTTAATAATTTGAACGGGCGGGTACCCGGTTCGTTAACGGCGTCGAAGTATATTGGGCATTTGGATCTTAGCCATAACCATTTGTGTGGACCTATACCATTGGGTTTGGGTTCAACTTTTGATCATCTTGAAGCGTCGTCGTTTAATAACAATGATTGTTTGTGTGGAAACCCTTTGAagacttgttaa